A section of the Candidatus Moraniibacteriota bacterium genome encodes:
- a CDS encoding DUF4921 family protein, producing the protein MAGEAEKSQDKKQRSTSELRQDIVTGDWVIIATARGKRPDDFVTPPRVTGIESPDIFEDPKASGQEEDMLIYMRPDGDWSLRVFPNKFPAVSRSNGRPKSLADGPYFGMSAVGYHEVIVTRDALRSIAELETWQVAELLDAYQDRYLSLMNKASVNYIQIFHNHGHEAGASVPHPHSQLMAIPVVAPYVESILSGAERFYKSHRQRVYGTMVEYEREKKKRLVFENDDFVVFAPYASRVAFELWVVGKRPNPYFERITDEEKFACGEALQKALQVLYRGLGDPAYNFYLYTAPCDGKEYPHFQWHIEIAPHTATWAGFELSTGIEISSIEPETAAAFLREKLESA; encoded by the coding sequence ATGGCAGGCGAAGCAGAGAAGTCACAAGATAAAAAACAGCGATCCACATCAGAACTCCGGCAGGATATCGTGACGGGGGACTGGGTCATCATCGCAACCGCCCGAGGGAAGCGGCCGGATGATTTCGTCACGCCGCCCCGAGTGACGGGCATAGAGAGTCCGGATATTTTCGAAGACCCAAAAGCGAGTGGCCAAGAGGAGGATATGCTCATCTATATGCGTCCCGACGGGGATTGGAGCTTGCGTGTCTTCCCGAATAAGTTTCCGGCCGTGTCGCGCTCGAACGGGCGACCCAAGTCGCTCGCGGACGGTCCATATTTCGGCATGTCAGCGGTCGGGTACCATGAGGTGATCGTGACGCGCGATGCCTTGCGCTCGATCGCCGAACTCGAGACCTGGCAAGTGGCCGAACTCCTCGATGCCTATCAGGATCGCTACCTCTCGCTCATGAACAAGGCGAGCGTGAATTATATTCAGATTTTCCATAATCACGGCCACGAGGCCGGGGCGTCTGTCCCGCATCCGCATTCGCAGCTGATGGCGATCCCGGTAGTCGCGCCCTATGTCGAGTCGATTCTCTCGGGGGCGGAGCGTTTCTACAAGAGCCACCGGCAGCGGGTCTACGGGACAATGGTTGAGTATGAGCGCGAGAAAAAGAAACGGCTCGTCTTCGAAAACGATGACTTCGTTGTTTTTGCGCCGTATGCTTCACGGGTCGCGTTTGAATTGTGGGTCGTGGGAAAGCGTCCGAACCCGTACTTCGAGCGCATTACCGATGAGGAGAAATTCGCCTGCGGTGAGGCCCTTCAGAAGGCGCTCCAAGTACTGTATCGTGGTCTCGGCGATCCGGCGTACAACTTTTATCTCTACACCGCACCTTGCGATGGCAAGGAATACCCGCATTTTCAGTGGCATATCGAGATCGCACCGCACACAGCGACCTGGGCAGGATTCGAGCTGTCCACGGGGATTGAGATCTCTTCGATCGAGCCGGAAACGGCGGCCGCCTTCCTGCGGGAGAAACTCGAGAGCGCGTAG
- the tpiA gene encoding triose-phosphate isomerase, translated as MSPFLVIGNLKMHLLTHTEVNEYLSQLRRESVGKTFAHSRGIIAPPAIHLHAFSHLPAGFTLAAQTMGWELKGAFTGEISPAMLRDAGVGHVILGHSERRAYAGETDALVAKKTRLALKEGIIPIVCLGETAEERQREQTTTVIERTVRTVFDDLSPLLAQRVIIAYEPRWAIGTGVTPTTADILQVKVYLRKLFSGLYDPAFAERMTVIYGGSVKATALASVSWEAEMSGVLVGGESLYPRELVKMLLEAEHTFSHPVSQTL; from the coding sequence ATGTCACCGTTTCTCGTCATCGGCAATCTCAAGATGCACCTCCTCACCCATACTGAGGTGAATGAGTACTTGTCCCAGCTGCGGCGGGAGTCCGTAGGCAAGACCTTCGCCCATAGCCGGGGGATCATCGCGCCACCCGCGATCCATCTCCACGCTTTCAGTCATTTGCCAGCGGGTTTCACATTGGCCGCACAGACAATGGGGTGGGAACTGAAAGGCGCCTTCACGGGCGAGATCTCTCCTGCGATGCTGCGCGATGCCGGTGTCGGACATGTCATCCTCGGTCACAGCGAACGCCGGGCGTATGCCGGTGAGACGGATGCGCTCGTCGCGAAGAAAACCAGACTGGCCTTGAAAGAAGGAATCATTCCCATCGTCTGCCTCGGCGAGACGGCAGAGGAACGTCAGCGTGAGCAGACGACAACGGTCATTGAGCGAACGGTACGGACCGTGTTCGACGATCTCTCACCGCTTTTAGCACAGCGGGTGATCATCGCCTATGAGCCGCGCTGGGCGATCGGGACGGGCGTGACGCCGACGACCGCGGATATCCTTCAGGTGAAGGTGTACCTCCGTAAGCTGTTCTCCGGGCTTTATGATCCGGCGTTTGCCGAGCGGATGACGGTGATCTATGGCGGATCAGTCAAAGCGACGGCTCTCGCGTCAGTGTCTTGGGAAGCAGAGATGTCCGGTGTCCTCGTCGGCGGAGAGAGTCTCTATCCGCGCGAACTCGTGAAGATGCTACTCGAGGCGGAACATACCTTCAGTCACCCCGTATCGCAAACACTATGA
- a CDS encoding ComEC/Rec2 family competence protein, whose amino-acid sequence MSRWVTGIAIGLSAGMLLSAWAGTEARVLALLGLVVAIIIASLFPSRERIMLGIISALAFGAGMFLYTQAFTRWYVLPETVAFMGPVEIIERGEAKVFYRPMTLRPIDVIWSGGDILYRSPTDVVGMPGEQWDFQCAVSRPENFEPGFDYRLLLATRGVGYVCEHGGQSRLSPSEGVSLRQRLASIQSGLQARIKALIPEPEAGLLSGLLIGGSDTLAPETKAAFARAGLSHIVAVSGYNMSVVAEGLVILSLVLGLWRRLAVGLAVIGLALFLLIIDGSAASLRAALMAWLAFGAYFVGRPAASWNGLLLAGVVMLCFNPLLIRFDVGFQLSFLATLALLVFARHFETFAFFRRWYGKLSALFLTTIVIELFTLPIIISAFGTVSLVAPFANALVLPLVPIAMFVGMAAIGLAALVPSLGFLLMPLVWLPLALIIRLAEGLAVVPWANLSGLDMTPSFAVLWYVGLGLAVYGLERIRKRYVLGMDH is encoded by the coding sequence ATGTCCAGGTGGGTGACGGGGATAGCGATCGGACTCTCGGCGGGGATGCTCTTGTCCGCGTGGGCGGGGACTGAAGCGCGCGTGTTGGCGCTCCTCGGCCTGGTAGTGGCGATCATCATAGCGAGTCTCTTTCCGAGTCGCGAACGAATCATGCTGGGAATTATCAGCGCGCTCGCATTCGGGGCGGGGATGTTTTTGTATACTCAGGCCTTCACTCGTTGGTACGTGTTGCCGGAAACGGTAGCGTTTATGGGTCCGGTAGAAATCATCGAGCGCGGCGAAGCGAAGGTGTTCTATCGACCGATGACGCTGCGGCCGATCGACGTCATATGGTCGGGCGGTGACATCCTCTATCGTTCCCCGACTGATGTTGTCGGAATGCCGGGTGAGCAATGGGATTTCCAGTGCGCCGTATCGCGTCCCGAGAACTTCGAGCCAGGGTTCGACTATCGGTTACTCCTCGCGACGCGGGGCGTGGGATATGTCTGCGAACACGGCGGCCAGAGCCGTCTTTCGCCGAGCGAAGGGGTCAGTCTTCGGCAGAGGCTGGCTTCCATTCAGTCGGGACTCCAGGCCCGGATCAAGGCGCTCATCCCGGAACCGGAGGCGGGGCTCTTGTCCGGGCTCCTCATCGGTGGGAGTGATACGCTCGCCCCGGAGACGAAAGCGGCCTTTGCTCGGGCCGGACTGTCACATATCGTCGCGGTGTCGGGGTATAACATGAGCGTGGTCGCGGAGGGACTCGTCATCCTCTCGCTCGTACTGGGACTGTGGCGGCGCCTGGCCGTCGGTTTGGCAGTCATCGGGCTTGCACTCTTTCTCCTCATCATCGACGGATCGGCTGCATCGCTCCGGGCCGCTCTCATGGCGTGGCTCGCGTTCGGAGCCTATTTCGTCGGTCGGCCGGCTGCTTCGTGGAACGGACTCTTGCTCGCGGGGGTCGTGATGCTCTGCTTCAATCCGCTCCTCATCCGCTTTGATGTCGGATTTCAATTGTCATTTCTCGCGACGCTCGCCCTCCTCGTCTTCGCCCGACATTTCGAGACTTTTGCATTCTTCCGACGCTGGTACGGCAAGCTGTCGGCGCTGTTCCTCACGACGATCGTGATAGAACTCTTCACGCTACCGATCATCATCTCGGCCTTTGGGACCGTATCGTTGGTGGCGCCATTCGCGAATGCGCTCGTCTTGCCACTCGTTCCGATCGCCATGTTTGTCGGTATGGCCGCTATCGGACTGGCCGCGCTGGTACCGAGTTTGGGATTCCTCCTCATGCCGCTCGTCTGGCTGCCACTCGCTCTGATCATCCGGCTAGCCGAAGGGCTGGCGGTTGTCCCCTGGGCCAATCTGTCAGGGCTCGACATGACACCGTCTTTTGCCGTACTCTGGTATGTCGGTTTGGGACTGGCCGTCTACGGGCTCGAAAGAATACGGAAACGCTATGTATTGGGGATGGATCACTAA
- the nrdR gene encoding transcriptional repressor NrdR: MRCPFCNHPESKVTDSRETLEGRVIRRRRECLSCQARFSTHEQAELFRVSVVKKDGSHQPYERKKIEVGLRKAFEKRPMGDDRLEKLLGAIEYTIAERAKKNQIASRDIGTIILDKLKDLDEVAYIRFASVYQSFGSARGFRRVLEKFDQ, translated from the coding sequence ATGCGCTGCCCCTTTTGCAATCACCCCGAATCCAAAGTAACGGACTCACGCGAGACGCTTGAAGGCCGAGTCATCCGCCGGCGCCGCGAGTGTCTGTCGTGCCAGGCGCGATTCTCGACGCATGAACAGGCCGAGCTCTTTCGGGTGTCGGTGGTGAAGAAAGACGGCTCGCATCAACCCTATGAGCGCAAGAAGATCGAAGTGGGACTGCGCAAGGCCTTCGAAAAGCGGCCGATGGGGGATGATCGACTGGAGAAGCTCTTGGGGGCGATCGAATACACGATTGCTGAACGGGCGAAGAAGAATCAAATCGCCAGCCGCGATATCGGCACGATCATTTTGGATAAATTGAAAGACCTCGATGAGGTGGCGTATATCCGCTTCGCGAGCGTCTACCAGTCGTTCGGCAGCGCGCGGGGCTTCCGCCGAGTGCTCGAGAAATTCGATCAGTAA
- a CDS encoding glycosyltransferase family 2 protein produces METTPYLSVLIPAYKEGERIGHNLLEIDRYLKSKSFTYEIVVVVDGSPDNTAAVASNYALTVPNLRVINNPENHGKGYVVRQALLEGKGEYRVFLDADGSTAITHLDACLPFFQEGYDVVIGSRKIEGSFIQVHQPRHREIMGEGGNWLIRIVLGLWSFPDTQCGFKALSAKAADAVASRMVVDRFGFDFELIILAEKLGFKIKQIPVRWMNEEGSTVSLTGPNGFIQVLIDLFKTKWRLLTGQYKIQ; encoded by the coding sequence ATGGAGACCACCCCGTATCTGTCGGTCCTGATTCCTGCATACAAAGAAGGGGAGCGCATCGGGCACAACCTCCTCGAGATTGACCGTTATTTGAAGAGCAAGTCCTTCACGTATGAAATCGTCGTCGTCGTCGATGGATCGCCCGACAACACAGCCGCTGTGGCGAGCAATTATGCGCTGACGGTTCCGAACCTCCGCGTCATCAATAATCCGGAGAATCATGGCAAGGGCTATGTAGTGCGTCAGGCACTGCTTGAGGGCAAGGGCGAGTATCGGGTCTTTCTCGATGCCGACGGCTCGACCGCTATCACACATCTCGATGCCTGTCTTCCATTCTTTCAGGAAGGCTATGATGTCGTCATTGGTTCGCGCAAGATCGAGGGTTCCTTCATCCAAGTCCATCAGCCCCGTCACCGTGAAATTATGGGCGAAGGCGGTAACTGGCTCATCCGTATTGTGCTCGGTCTCTGGAGTTTCCCGGATACGCAATGCGGCTTCAAGGCGCTCTCGGCCAAGGCGGCTGACGCGGTCGCGAGTCGGATGGTCGTGGACCGCTTCGGTTTTGATTTCGAACTGATTATTCTAGCGGAGAAGCTTGGTTTCAAGATCAAACAGATCCCCGTTCGCTGGATGAATGAGGAGGGCTCAACGGTGAGTCTCACGGGTCCGAATGGTTTCATCCAGGTCTTGATTGATCTCTTCAAGACGAAGTGGCGACTCCTGACTGGTCAGTATAAGATCCAGTGA
- a CDS encoding nucleoside-diphosphate kinase (catalyzes the formation of nucleoside triphosphate from ATP and nucleoside diphosphate), which yields MAVAHPKKERTLVILKPDAIQRSLIGEVIRRIERTGLKLVAVKFMVAKEEQCWEHYQKNEEWYLKKGQRVIDDRKAHDLPIEQEPLEYGKDIIRTIVEYMTSGPVLGLVVEGLGSVAITTKLVGSTEPSTSDVGTIRGDFTIDTYSLSAIDNRAVRNLIHCSDSPEEAEREIAIWFTPEELINYRLVQEQILYDVNLDGILE from the coding sequence ATGGCTGTCGCACATCCGAAGAAAGAACGCACTCTCGTGATCCTGAAGCCAGACGCCATCCAACGCTCACTCATCGGAGAGGTCATCCGCCGGATCGAGCGGACTGGGTTGAAGCTCGTGGCGGTGAAATTCATGGTCGCCAAAGAGGAACAGTGCTGGGAACACTATCAGAAGAACGAGGAGTGGTATCTGAAGAAGGGGCAGCGCGTCATCGATGACCGCAAGGCTCATGATCTGCCGATTGAGCAGGAGCCGCTTGAATACGGCAAAGACATCATCCGTACCATCGTCGAATACATGACATCCGGACCAGTACTCGGTCTCGTAGTGGAGGGGCTGGGTTCAGTCGCAATCACGACCAAGCTGGTGGGGAGTACCGAACCCAGTACATCCGATGTCGGGACGATCCGCGGGGATTTCACCATCGACACCTACAGTCTATCGGCCATCGACAACCGGGCCGTGCGTAACCTCATTCATTGTTCTGACAGTCCTGAGGAAGCCGAGCGTGAAATTGCCATCTGGTTTACGCCCGAAGAGCTCATCAACTACCGTCTCGTCCAAGAGCAAATCCTCTACGATGTGAACCTCGACGGCATTCTGGAGTAA
- a CDS encoding MBL fold metallo-hydrolase — protein sequence MYWGWITKSVLIGALATFTLAFGLWLFFIQTNAAETKVVFLSVGQGDAILISQGMNQIVIDGGRDGRLLLSRLGRHVPFYDRTIEVLIPTHPDADHIGGLSALLERYRVKTVLDTGARTDTRSAFLFYRDLEQEGADRVPALRGTSVTLPGGGALSVVYPYAPEPADVPETNEGSVVARFEYGETSFLFTGDLPDEERFIPDLTPVDVLKAGHHGSRYSTSDALLDLVRPEAAIISVGKNTYGHPHPAVLERLQTHGVNVSRTDMEGDIVYRCRENACQRER from the coding sequence ATGTATTGGGGATGGATCACTAAATCAGTTTTGATCGGCGCGCTGGCGACATTTACCCTCGCCTTCGGGTTGTGGTTGTTTTTCATCCAGACCAATGCCGCTGAAACGAAAGTAGTCTTCCTCTCGGTCGGCCAAGGAGATGCCATCCTCATCAGCCAGGGGATGAATCAAATCGTCATCGATGGTGGACGCGATGGGCGACTCCTCCTCTCGCGGCTCGGCCGTCATGTGCCGTTCTATGATCGGACCATCGAAGTCCTCATCCCGACCCATCCCGATGCGGACCATATCGGCGGGTTGTCCGCTCTCCTCGAACGCTACCGGGTGAAGACCGTGCTCGATACGGGGGCCCGGACGGATACGCGGTCGGCTTTTCTCTTTTATCGCGACTTGGAACAGGAGGGGGCGGACCGGGTCCCGGCACTGCGCGGTACGAGCGTGACATTGCCGGGTGGCGGGGCATTGTCCGTCGTTTATCCGTATGCGCCAGAGCCAGCCGATGTGCCTGAGACGAATGAGGGGAGTGTGGTGGCGCGCTTCGAGTACGGCGAGACGAGTTTCCTCTTCACGGGCGACCTCCCCGATGAGGAGCGGTTTATCCCTGATCTCACGCCGGTCGATGTGCTGAAAGCCGGTCATCACGGCTCGCGGTATTCGACCAGCGATGCCTTACTAGATCTGGTGCGGCCAGAGGCAGCGATCATTTCGGTCGGGAAGAATACGTACGGACATCCTCATCCGGCCGTCTTGGAGCGGCTCCAGACACACGGGGTCAATGTCTCACGGACTGACATGGAGGGCGATATCGTCTACCGCTGTCGGGAAAATGCCTGTCAGCGGGAACGATAA
- a CDS encoding NADAR family protein produces the protein MDVLLLQVAAQKIESDGYWGLGNAAKLVGMPTALAILIAHLRLERGSKDTWPADPIIDEQVMELLMKEVPAVQNFLGRDCALFYADEWDCLQNFSAYAVEWRDRVWSTVEHAYQAAKYDRPDIIERIFQARSAHEAKKIGDESMYQDDIRLDWDEVKRPVMKEILQAKLAQHEYVRKILSRSHGMTLVEDTHRDDYWGRGPNWSGQNWLGKIWEEIRDEVFPA, from the coding sequence ATGGACGTTCTATTGCTTCAGGTTGCCGCTCAGAAGATCGAATCGGATGGTTACTGGGGGCTGGGTAACGCAGCTAAACTGGTCGGTATGCCAACTGCGCTAGCCATCCTCATCGCCCATCTCCGTCTCGAACGCGGATCCAAGGATACCTGGCCGGCCGACCCCATCATCGACGAACAGGTCATGGAACTTCTGATGAAGGAGGTACCGGCGGTTCAAAACTTCCTCGGGAGGGACTGCGCACTCTTTTATGCCGACGAGTGGGATTGCCTCCAAAATTTCTCGGCCTACGCTGTGGAATGGCGCGACCGAGTTTGGTCGACCGTCGAACACGCCTACCAGGCGGCTAAGTACGATCGACCGGACATTATCGAACGTATCTTCCAAGCGCGTTCGGCTCACGAGGCAAAGAAGATCGGGGATGAGTCCATGTATCAAGACGATATCCGTCTTGATTGGGATGAAGTCAAGCGCCCCGTGATGAAAGAAATCCTCCAAGCCAAGCTTGCCCAGCACGAGTACGTGCGGAAGATACTTTCCAGGAGTCATGGAATGACGTTGGTCGAGGACACGCATAGGGATGACTACTGGGGTCGTGGTCCGAACTGGTCCGGCCAGAATTGGCTTGGCAAGATCTGGGAGGAAATTCGAGACGAAGTCTTTCCTGCATGA